A stretch of Methanosphaerula palustris E1-9c DNA encodes these proteins:
- a CDS encoding tRNA (N(6)-L-threonylcarbamoyladenosine(37)-C(2))-methylthiotransferase → MQRLSSLCTSTGACISALHSLVGKDVYLEEYGCTFNHADTLALVEVLKAQGCTIVPTPEEADAVVLNTCTVIGPTERLMLRQMRRYSGHDLYLTGCMPAVQMDAICEVCSPKVIPPEEIRAAYTLVNTTVPSAIGVVQVGQGCAGRCSYCITRNARGPLQSFQPPDIYNRVQQAVDNGAVEVQLTGQDLSSWGLDLGRSLPDLLRGITAFPGDYRLRLGMMNPATVLPILDDLIAAYQSDRIFQFLHLPIQSGSDRVLAAMNRSYTASDVQQILRAFREVHPDLTLMTDLIVGFPGETDQDFEETLQMITALSPNKVNMTRYSGRPGTPAADLPDLQDSVKKDRSRAVNDHVTTLYHQKNSRWIGEEVGVVVTEQRKLGSVITRDERYQNIVIPEPLPFGMKCRVQIEQDCTYYFIGSLV, encoded by the coding sequence ATGCAACGCCTCTCTTCTCTTTGCACCAGCACCGGTGCCTGTATCAGCGCTCTTCACAGCCTTGTTGGGAAGGATGTCTACCTGGAGGAGTATGGGTGCACCTTCAACCACGCCGATACCCTGGCGTTGGTCGAGGTGCTGAAGGCGCAGGGGTGTACGATCGTCCCCACACCTGAGGAGGCGGATGCCGTGGTGCTGAACACCTGCACCGTCATCGGCCCGACCGAACGGCTGATGCTCAGGCAGATGCGTCGGTACAGCGGCCATGACCTTTATCTGACCGGGTGTATGCCGGCCGTGCAGATGGATGCGATCTGTGAGGTCTGTTCCCCTAAGGTGATCCCCCCAGAGGAGATCCGGGCGGCCTATACCCTTGTGAACACTACGGTTCCGTCGGCGATAGGGGTCGTGCAGGTGGGGCAGGGGTGTGCCGGTCGGTGTTCCTACTGCATCACCAGAAATGCCCGCGGGCCGCTCCAGTCGTTCCAGCCGCCGGATATCTACAACAGGGTGCAGCAAGCGGTCGATAACGGGGCTGTCGAGGTGCAGCTGACCGGTCAGGACCTCTCCTCGTGGGGGCTCGACCTCGGGCGGAGCCTCCCCGACCTTCTTCGGGGAATCACGGCGTTTCCGGGTGATTACCGTCTCAGGCTCGGGATGATGAACCCGGCCACGGTTCTCCCTATCTTGGATGATCTGATTGCAGCCTACCAGTCGGACCGAATCTTCCAGTTCCTTCACCTCCCGATCCAGTCGGGCTCGGATCGGGTGTTGGCTGCGATGAACCGGAGTTACACCGCCTCCGACGTTCAGCAGATCCTAAGAGCGTTTCGTGAGGTCCATCCTGACCTCACCCTGATGACCGACCTGATCGTCGGGTTTCCCGGCGAGACCGATCAGGACTTTGAAGAGACCCTGCAGATGATCACCGCTCTCTCTCCGAACAAGGTGAACATGACCAGGTACTCAGGGAGGCCTGGCACTCCCGCAGCCGACCTGCCAGATCTGCAGGACTCGGTGAAGAAGGATCGGTCACGGGCTGTTAACGACCATGTTACTACACTCTACCACCAGAAGAACAGTCGGTGGATTGGAGAGGAGGTCGGCGTCGTCGTCACCGAGCAGCGCAAGCTAGGCTCGGTGATCACCCGGGACGAGCGTTATCAGAACATCGTCATCCCGGAACCCCTCCCCTTTGGGATGAAGTGCAGGGTACAGATCGAGCAAGATTGCACCTACTACTTCATCGGTTCCCTGGTCTGA
- a CDS encoding response regulator yields MLSAYTGKGTGRGGEGVLLDRRTLRLLMVDDEVEMTDLARLFLERSGSISIDAVHSVTEALDRLDHETFDGVISDYEMPGMNGIAFLKVLRASQNTIPFVIFTGHGREEVVIEALNSGADYYLQKGGEAQAQYAELAHKIRRAVAEREQERQIREMHEVLSAILSASAHGIALIRGMRLQWVNGSLAGMLGYQEEELVGCHLRQLYPGEEEYEQAGEQIRADLRDHGRSELRIRFVQKHGAPIDCDVHIAPLDQAHHEYGHIIELTDITRTLVIKREMTQLAAFPHLEINPVIEVNPVGQITYFNEAAIDVLINSGEEVDLQSFLPVDLDQILAAMEREETGSIFRTVMIGERQFSEHITISPQYGVARISAIDQRLAAIAAQKLKEENNSLMNPVSHPQQS; encoded by the coding sequence ATGCTATCTGCTTATACTGGAAAGGGGACTGGGAGAGGAGGTGAAGGAGTGCTCCTGGATCGGCGGACGCTCAGACTTTTGATGGTGGACGACGAGGTGGAAATGACCGACCTGGCCCGCCTTTTTCTGGAACGTTCTGGTTCTATCAGCATCGACGCGGTCCATTCGGTGACCGAGGCACTGGATCGCCTGGATCATGAAACCTTTGATGGCGTGATCTCAGACTATGAGATGCCGGGGATGAATGGGATCGCGTTCTTAAAGGTGCTCCGTGCCTCGCAGAACACCATCCCGTTCGTGATCTTCACCGGCCATGGCCGCGAGGAGGTGGTGATCGAGGCGCTCAATTCGGGTGCAGACTATTATCTGCAGAAGGGGGGAGAGGCACAGGCTCAATACGCCGAGTTGGCTCATAAGATCCGGCGTGCGGTCGCAGAGCGGGAACAGGAACGACAGATCCGGGAGATGCACGAGGTCCTCTCTGCGATCCTCTCGGCCTCGGCCCATGGGATTGCGTTGATTCGGGGCATGCGGTTGCAGTGGGTGAACGGCTCGCTGGCAGGGATGCTCGGTTATCAGGAGGAGGAACTGGTCGGTTGCCATCTCCGGCAGCTCTATCCTGGTGAGGAAGAATACGAGCAGGCCGGCGAACAGATCCGGGCCGACCTCCGGGACCATGGGCGATCGGAGCTCAGGATTCGGTTCGTCCAAAAACACGGGGCCCCGATCGACTGTGACGTGCACATCGCCCCTCTTGACCAGGCCCACCACGAGTACGGCCATATCATCGAGCTGACCGACATCACCCGAACGCTGGTCATCAAACGCGAGATGACACAGCTCGCGGCCTTCCCTCACCTTGAGATCAACCCGGTCATTGAGGTGAACCCTGTCGGCCAGATCACCTACTTCAATGAGGCCGCGATCGACGTGTTGATCAACAGTGGTGAAGAGGTGGACCTGCAATCGTTCCTCCCTGTCGACCTCGACCAGATCCTCGCGGCGATGGAACGGGAGGAGACCGGTTCGATCTTCCGGACTGTGATGATTGGAGAGCGACAATTCTCAGAGCATATCACAATCAGTCCCCAATATGGTGTAGCCCGGATCTCAGCAATCGATCAGAGACTGGCTGCGATAGCGGCGCAAAAACTGAAGGAGGAGAACAATTCGTTGATGAATCCGGTTTCCCATCCCCAGCAGTCCTGA
- the iorA gene encoding indolepyruvate ferredoxin oxidoreductase subunit alpha, translating to MEKRYALGNEGIAHACLEAGMDFASGYPGTPSSEVIDTLRTKARGNAYIEWSVNEKVALENALGAAWCGLRALCTMKHVGLNVAADPLMTSAYTGVIGGLVVLSADDPFAHSSQNEQDSRRYAHFARIPCLDPTGVQDAHDLMKDAFVLSEEFHLPVLFRPTTRICHSKGDVTFGEVATEHRTGSFTRNPAQYVVIPAHTRVLHKELNKKQQPLAAALVKKGYNTGTIRGRRAVITGGIAASYLQEVLPEDVSLMVIRAYPIDEEWLGRFVQEHEEVLVVEELAPVIEEVVRQVAGCIRVHGKKDGCSPYEGEFSPALVADILVRAGFLDQTPFPAVTPEQNLPPRPAILCAGCMHRATFYAMKKVFADGIFPSDIGCYTLGLQLGAVDTTICMGASITVASGIAHSGETRPVVCTIGDSTFLHTGVQGLINAVYNGADMVVVILDNRITAMTGHQPNPNTGVTATGTLVPPLSLEALARACGARFVETIDPYDLTGMLRTFEEAKGRSGVRVIIARQACVITEKRAKVKRGIYAILTDRCTGCRACIRFGCPAIEFEDGKAVVNDLCSGCGVCTAICPFGAIARGGRR from the coding sequence ATGGAAAAACGATACGCTCTTGGAAATGAAGGCATTGCCCATGCATGCCTCGAAGCAGGGATGGACTTTGCAAGCGGGTACCCAGGGACGCCGTCCTCCGAGGTGATCGACACTCTGCGTACAAAAGCGCGGGGGAATGCTTACATCGAATGGTCGGTGAATGAGAAAGTCGCGCTTGAGAATGCACTTGGGGCCGCATGGTGCGGGCTCCGGGCCCTCTGCACGATGAAGCATGTGGGTCTGAACGTGGCCGCCGACCCTCTGATGACCAGTGCCTACACCGGAGTCATCGGCGGGCTGGTGGTGCTCAGTGCCGACGACCCGTTTGCCCACAGTTCTCAGAACGAGCAGGATAGCCGGCGGTACGCTCACTTCGCCCGGATTCCCTGTCTGGACCCGACCGGGGTGCAGGACGCTCATGACCTCATGAAGGACGCGTTCGTCCTCTCCGAGGAGTTTCACCTTCCGGTGCTCTTCCGGCCGACGACGAGGATCTGTCATTCCAAGGGGGACGTCACCTTCGGTGAGGTCGCGACCGAGCACCGGACCGGTTCGTTCACCAGGAATCCAGCCCAGTATGTCGTGATCCCGGCCCATACCAGGGTGTTACATAAGGAACTGAATAAAAAACAACAGCCCCTCGCTGCAGCTCTGGTGAAGAAGGGGTACAACACCGGGACGATTCGGGGGCGACGTGCAGTGATCACCGGCGGGATCGCGGCTTCGTACCTGCAGGAGGTGCTCCCTGAGGATGTCTCGCTGATGGTGATCAGGGCGTATCCGATCGACGAGGAGTGGCTTGGCCGTTTCGTCCAGGAGCATGAGGAGGTGCTGGTTGTCGAGGAGCTGGCCCCGGTTATCGAGGAGGTGGTCAGGCAGGTGGCCGGTTGTATCAGGGTTCATGGGAAGAAGGACGGATGCTCGCCATATGAAGGGGAGTTCTCGCCTGCACTGGTCGCTGATATCCTGGTTCGGGCCGGGTTCCTCGATCAGACCCCGTTTCCGGCGGTGACCCCGGAACAGAACCTGCCACCGCGGCCGGCGATCCTCTGTGCTGGGTGCATGCACCGGGCAACCTTCTATGCGATGAAGAAAGTCTTTGCCGATGGGATCTTCCCGAGCGACATCGGGTGTTACACCCTCGGACTGCAGCTCGGAGCGGTCGACACGACGATCTGCATGGGAGCCTCGATCACGGTCGCGAGCGGGATCGCCCACTCTGGGGAGACGAGGCCGGTGGTCTGCACCATCGGAGATTCGACGTTCCTTCACACCGGTGTCCAGGGTTTGATCAACGCGGTCTACAATGGGGCTGACATGGTCGTTGTGATTCTGGATAACCGGATCACCGCGATGACCGGCCATCAGCCGAACCCGAACACCGGGGTGACGGCAACTGGCACGCTGGTGCCCCCGCTCTCGCTCGAGGCACTGGCCAGGGCTTGTGGAGCACGGTTTGTCGAGACGATCGATCCCTATGACCTGACCGGGATGCTCCGGACCTTTGAAGAGGCGAAGGGGCGGTCTGGGGTGAGAGTGATCATCGCCAGACAGGCCTGTGTGATCACCGAGAAGCGGGCTAAGGTGAAGCGGGGGATCTACGCGATTCTCACTGACCGATGTACCGGCTGTCGGGCCTGTATCAGGTTCGGCTGTCCGGCGATAGAGTTTGAGGACGGGAAGGCCGTTGTCAACGATCTCTGCAGTGGCTGTGGGGTCTGCACAGCGATCTGTCCTTTCGGGGCGATCGCACGCGGAGGGAGACGATGA
- a CDS encoding TMEM175 family protein has product MEEENEFDNEMHLTKGRLEGLSDGIFAFSMTLLVLGVDLPDKATIVQSNEYAIHVLLSLGSDFFHYVLAFLILGAIWLSHHTNFHFIWHVDKIFVWINLITLMFVALLPFSTSFSGDFPGASLGAIVFDANLFAISMGLFFQWLYATAGHRLVKPTVEALFIRRVRFRIFTIPIVALVGILLALAGFTWSSAVYMTLPLIKLGIGRVSVTLSGAEK; this is encoded by the coding sequence ATGGAAGAAGAGAATGAGTTCGACAATGAGATGCACCTCACCAAGGGGCGGCTTGAAGGACTCTCGGATGGCATCTTTGCATTCTCGATGACGCTTCTTGTCCTCGGGGTGGATTTGCCCGATAAGGCGACGATTGTTCAGTCCAACGAGTATGCCATCCATGTTCTCCTATCGCTCGGTTCCGACTTCTTCCATTATGTTCTGGCATTCCTGATCCTCGGGGCCATCTGGCTCTCTCATCACACCAATTTTCACTTCATCTGGCATGTCGACAAAATATTCGTCTGGATCAACCTGATCACCCTGATGTTTGTTGCCCTGTTGCCCTTCTCGACCTCTTTTTCAGGGGACTTCCCCGGGGCCTCGCTCGGGGCTATCGTCTTTGATGCTAACCTCTTTGCTATCAGTATGGGTCTGTTCTTCCAGTGGCTCTATGCGACGGCCGGACATCGTCTCGTAAAACCGACAGTGGAGGCTCTCTTCATCCGGAGAGTACGCTTTCGTATTTTCACCATCCCGATTGTAGCACTCGTTGGTATTCTCCTCGCCCTCGCTGGGTTCACTTGGAGTTCGGCGGTTTATATGACCCTACCACTCATCAAACTGGGGATAGGCCGGGTGAGTGTAACTTTGTCTGGTGCAGAAAAATGA
- a CDS encoding indolepyruvate oxidoreductase subunit beta, which produces MKESYDIIIAGIGGQGTILASNIIGEACIIEGRTIRGAETHGMAQRGGSVECQVRIDGRYGPLIAPGQADLLIAFDLLEALRYSHFLREGGVAIVNDHLVPPTSVFLRNLPMPTAAEIPGLLRARGVRVILLDAAAIATEAGSVLTQNVVILGAASHHLPLAVESLSSAVERSVPAKTVVINQKAFLLGRNAAGGC; this is translated from the coding sequence ATGAAAGAGAGTTATGATATCATCATCGCCGGTATTGGGGGGCAGGGGACGATTCTCGCCTCCAACATCATCGGCGAGGCCTGTATCATCGAAGGGAGGACGATTCGGGGTGCAGAGACACATGGGATGGCTCAGAGGGGCGGGTCTGTCGAGTGTCAGGTGCGGATCGACGGCCGGTATGGTCCCCTGATCGCCCCAGGACAGGCGGACCTACTGATCGCGTTCGACCTGCTTGAGGCTCTGCGGTACAGCCACTTTCTGCGGGAGGGCGGTGTCGCTATCGTGAACGATCATCTGGTCCCACCGACCTCCGTCTTTCTGCGGAATCTGCCGATGCCGACGGCTGCGGAGATCCCGGGCTTGCTCAGAGCCCGGGGAGTTCGGGTCATCCTGCTCGATGCGGCTGCCATCGCCACCGAGGCCGGCTCGGTGCTGACCCAGAATGTGGTGATCCTCGGTGCGGCCTCTCATCACCTGCCGCTTGCGGTGGAATCACTGTCATCGGCCGTTGAGCGGTCGGTGCCGGCGAAGACCGTCGTTATCAATCAGAAGGCGTTCCTGCTCGGGCGGAACGCCGCCGGTGGTTGCTGA
- a CDS encoding C1 family peptidase, protein MVWDPSPYHGQTWNSNASGGHAVLCVSYDDTDSNNRYWILVNSRGTADGSRPHGIFRMKMDVDYSATYLWTVQSTRDAMGDRVSDIQRYPADHGHHTIPTTIPTITVTPMPTYTITTMPTTIPTAIVTPTITTGPDTPTFAGIWETTYGQMKLTVAGRQVHGTYGYWGEETGTIGGTLYDSGQTLYGT, encoded by the coding sequence ATGGTCTGGGACCCGTCCCCATATCATGGGCAAACCTGGAACAGCAACGCCAGCGGTGGCCATGCCGTCCTCTGTGTCAGTTATGATGACACAGACTCCAACAACCGCTACTGGATTCTCGTCAACTCCAGGGGGACCGCCGATGGCAGCCGGCCGCACGGCATCTTCCGTATGAAGATGGATGTCGATTACAGTGCTACCTATTTATGGACTGTACAATCTACCCGCGATGCAATGGGAGACCGAGTCAGTGACATTCAGCGCTACCCCGCGGACCACGGTCACCACACTATACCGACAACCATACCGACCATCACAGTCACTCCAATGCCCACCTACACGATCACCACCATGCCGACGACCATCCCCACCGCCATCGTCACTCCCACCATTACGACCGGACCTGACACCCCAACATTTGCCGGCATCTGGGAGACCACCTACGGCCAGATGAAACTGACCGTCGCCGGGAGGCAGGTTCACGGAACCTATGGATACTGGGGAGAGGAGACCGGAACGATCGGTGGTACTCTCTATGACAGCGGGCAGACCCTGTACGGCACCTAG
- a CDS encoding MFS transporter: MNQHRQIPPAEKRQFLLFLILCSIGGLAIFSSTISKNPVLPILAQTLGANLQTIGLIAAASTVTGIVTSLWAGSLSDRYGRRPMLILSGIVFFTAPVLYLLVHTPLDLALVRVYHGLATAIFGPVAMAYVTDLTPVRRGERLGYFSSFQLAGRSVAPLAGGAILAIGVWQLVYLVCAVAGALTLAGMVLLPEPDRIGSEERDEEPAPESDTTSMGSAFRAVISDRTILITSLAEASGFFAFGAIEAFLPLYALNAGIDTLMIGLLFLVQVGVRTLTRPLFGKVSDQRGRKAQITAGLLLTAATAALFPYTTAWPVLLCLSALFGMGFSVASAATSAFVADLAPSRGRGTALGLMSTIMDIGQAAGPILMGGLLALFSYHTGFGVTGAVVLVCAILFQWLAVEERQKLKK, translated from the coding sequence ATGAACCAGCACCGGCAGATTCCCCCGGCAGAGAAGCGGCAGTTCCTCCTCTTTCTAATCCTCTGCTCGATCGGAGGGCTGGCCATCTTCAGCTCGACGATCAGCAAGAATCCGGTCCTCCCGATCCTCGCCCAGACCCTCGGAGCAAACCTCCAGACGATCGGGCTGATCGCTGCCGCTTCGACCGTGACCGGGATAGTAACCAGCCTCTGGGCAGGCTCTCTCTCTGACCGCTACGGCCGGCGGCCAATGCTGATCCTCTCTGGCATCGTCTTCTTCACTGCCCCGGTCCTGTACCTGTTGGTTCATACGCCGCTCGACCTCGCGCTGGTCAGGGTCTACCATGGTCTCGCCACCGCCATCTTCGGCCCTGTCGCGATGGCCTACGTCACCGACCTGACCCCGGTGAGACGTGGAGAACGGCTCGGCTACTTCTCCTCATTCCAGCTCGCCGGCAGATCGGTCGCCCCGCTTGCCGGCGGTGCAATTCTGGCCATCGGGGTCTGGCAGCTGGTGTACCTGGTCTGTGCCGTCGCCGGTGCCCTGACCCTCGCCGGAATGGTGCTACTGCCGGAACCGGATCGGATAGGCAGCGAGGAGAGGGATGAAGAGCCTGCACCCGAATCTGACACCACGAGCATGGGGTCCGCCTTCAGGGCTGTGATCAGCGACCGGACGATCCTGATCACCTCCCTGGCCGAGGCCTCAGGTTTCTTCGCATTCGGCGCCATCGAGGCGTTTCTCCCACTATACGCCCTGAACGCAGGGATCGATACTTTGATGATTGGCCTCCTCTTCCTGGTGCAGGTTGGGGTCAGAACCCTGACCAGGCCCCTCTTCGGCAAGGTCAGCGACCAGCGGGGGCGCAAGGCACAGATCACCGCCGGTCTGCTACTGACGGCCGCTACCGCCGCCCTCTTCCCGTACACCACCGCCTGGCCGGTGCTCCTCTGCCTCTCCGCCCTCTTTGGAATGGGCTTCTCGGTCGCTTCGGCTGCTACCTCAGCCTTCGTCGCGGACCTGGCACCCAGCCGTGGCCGGGGTACCGCCCTCGGGCTGATGTCGACGATCATGGACATCGGCCAGGCTGCAGGACCGATCCTGATGGGCGGGCTGCTGGCGCTCTTCTCCTACCACACGGGGTTCGGAGTGACCGGGGCAGTCGTACTCGTCTGTGCTATCCTCTTCCAGTGGTTGGCCGTTGAAGAACGGCAAAAATTAAAAAAATGA
- a CDS encoding PAS domain S-box protein: MTHTSTTNQEVFGRIIDLLQQYAPRGMPILNIARELDIDRKTAAKYLELLTLSGDVSVERFGQKKFYQPSRRIPLPEIFDHLHHAIVILDSDLQILMVNTSFIVTLGIHPGHNLVGVPLFELDLPIFSELSVRRNIERVQHSQTHLTEMQMIDERTNQVYLVDFAPISSQTSRPGIMVSLRDITALRKAETDLEDSEKKIATLFESVPSGIIIFSANGTILNANRATLRVLGLRTLAELKNANVFDLACRREKMESLIQLGQEAEIELACDFDRLLQERQILGTKHGIAFFDVAFTPILSGTRGQPNEYAILFKDITAKRRAEKELKERYRGISSNLPGVAYQFYARDTGEWGVYYVDERSMEIYGVPIAPLDNWFQRFGACIAPEDQARWFESIWDVIARVAPWDFEGRFIRSTGEEMFIRGVSQPVRLKNETVWNGIFFNITKRKQAEKALQTSIFQETRYRSFFEDTCNGVLIYEPIEGGNDYIIKDVNRATAILLRTEKQDLIGKRLFVEFPDLPDPSVREMLIRVLTTEQPEFVPPLRYRNREDFPWISHYVFKLPSGELASFMIDVSGMLEDMTGSSDPMVDTRSDL, encoded by the coding sequence GTGACGCACACCTCGACTACGAACCAGGAAGTGTTCGGCAGGATCATTGACCTGCTTCAGCAGTACGCACCACGGGGGATGCCGATTCTGAATATCGCCCGGGAACTCGATATCGACCGAAAAACAGCTGCTAAATACCTCGAACTCCTCACACTGAGCGGCGATGTCAGCGTGGAACGGTTCGGACAGAAGAAGTTCTACCAGCCGTCACGGCGCATCCCACTGCCGGAGATCTTCGACCACCTCCACCACGCGATCGTGATCCTGGATAGCGACCTGCAGATCCTCATGGTGAATACGAGTTTCATCGTCACCCTCGGCATCCATCCTGGCCACAATCTTGTCGGCGTCCCGCTCTTTGAACTCGATCTTCCGATCTTCTCCGAACTCTCAGTCCGGCGGAACATCGAACGGGTACAGCACTCCCAAACGCATCTTACCGAGATGCAGATGATCGACGAGCGGACGAATCAGGTCTATCTCGTCGACTTCGCGCCGATCAGCTCGCAGACCAGCCGCCCAGGGATCATGGTCAGCCTCAGGGACATCACCGCGCTGAGGAAGGCCGAGACCGATCTGGAGGACTCGGAGAAGAAGATCGCGACTCTCTTCGAGTCGGTTCCAAGCGGGATCATCATCTTCTCTGCCAACGGGACTATCCTGAACGCGAACCGCGCTACGTTGCGGGTTCTCGGGCTGCGCACCCTCGCCGAACTGAAAAACGCGAACGTCTTCGACCTCGCCTGTCGCCGGGAGAAGATGGAGTCACTGATCCAGCTGGGGCAGGAGGCTGAGATCGAGCTTGCATGCGACTTCGATCGGTTGCTGCAAGAACGGCAGATCCTGGGCACAAAGCATGGCATTGCCTTCTTTGATGTGGCCTTCACCCCGATCCTGTCTGGTACCCGAGGTCAGCCGAACGAGTATGCCATCCTCTTCAAGGACATCACAGCAAAGAGGCGTGCAGAAAAGGAGTTGAAAGAGCGGTACAGAGGGATCTCCAGCAATCTTCCGGGGGTTGCGTACCAGTTCTATGCGAGAGATACAGGAGAATGGGGAGTGTATTACGTCGACGAACGTTCGATGGAGATCTACGGTGTTCCCATCGCACCCCTGGATAACTGGTTCCAGCGGTTCGGTGCCTGCATCGCACCCGAAGACCAGGCGCGATGGTTCGAATCGATCTGGGATGTCATTGCGAGGGTGGCACCATGGGACTTCGAGGGCCGTTTCATCAGATCGACGGGGGAGGAGATGTTCATTCGGGGTGTCTCGCAACCTGTCAGGTTGAAGAACGAGACAGTCTGGAACGGGATATTCTTCAATATCACCAAACGTAAACAGGCAGAGAAGGCATTGCAGACGAGTATCTTTCAGGAGACACGGTACCGCTCCTTCTTCGAGGATACCTGTAATGGTGTCCTGATCTACGAGCCGATCGAAGGGGGGAACGATTATATTATCAAGGACGTCAACAGGGCAACGGCGATCCTCCTCAGAACGGAGAAGCAGGACCTGATCGGGAAGAGACTCTTTGTGGAGTTTCCCGACCTACCAGATCCCTCGGTGCGTGAGATGTTGATCCGGGTGCTGACCACAGAACAGCCGGAGTTCGTCCCGCCGCTACGGTACCGGAACCGTGAGGACTTCCCCTGGATCTCGCACTACGTCTTCAAGCTCCCGTCGGGTGAACTCGCCTCCTTCATGATCGACGTCTCTGGAATGCTGGAGGACATGACGGGGTCATCAGACCCCATGGTGGATACCCGCTCCGACCTGTGA
- a CDS encoding C1 family peptidase: MILFSEGAVSAAETLASNESVTTLNPIMHPNQTTLQRWIEQYEAAETVPIDQTIKDRAIQSTGARSLLSDLPYIASERNQNPIGNCWVWAGTGVLEVAHAEQTGIKDRLSIQYLDSNYNDGSGPDWAGEGGSLTDFVQFYNQQHIAVPWSNYNANFQDGQLWSLKNMQTWIPAASIQTTPHYDISSITGQKVQTRGVSQVTAITNIKAVLDQNRGIYLGFKLPDEAAWDDFETFWNDQGEDAVWDPSPYVSRTWDSNTGGGHAVLCIGYDDTDPNNRYWILVNSWGTAGGKRPNGIFRMKMDVDYSATYYGLYNLPAMQWETESVTFSATPQPVFTITTVAPIPASLGLSPKNNTMKSGGNLSLDLNLTPSVNGLSGYIITITSDNPQVASITSATLPAWAGMTSISTLPSSTVTVMGSDLSDQVHGAAQTIPLANLGITTGKAGTATLTVKVTGLSDDSGHPILTTSVPAVITVQAPNISSGVIPIQSNGDLLIGNQPTDPDHDGLYEDLNGNGVLDFNDITLFFNQMDWISGHEPLGAFDFNGNGQIDFNDIVILFNSL, translated from the coding sequence ATGATTCTCTTCAGTGAAGGTGCAGTCTCTGCAGCAGAAACCCTGGCATCCAACGAATCGGTCACAACACTCAACCCGATCATGCACCCAAACCAGACGACCCTGCAGCGGTGGATCGAACAGTATGAGGCTGCTGAGACTGTGCCGATAGATCAGACGATCAAAGACCGGGCGATCCAGTCAACTGGTGCACGGTCGCTCCTCTCGGATCTGCCCTATATCGCTTCCGAGCGGAATCAGAATCCGATTGGGAACTGCTGGGTCTGGGCCGGCACTGGTGTACTTGAAGTAGCTCATGCAGAACAGACCGGGATCAAAGACCGACTCTCGATCCAGTACCTCGACTCGAATTATAATGATGGATCCGGCCCTGACTGGGCTGGTGAGGGAGGGTCCCTGACCGATTTTGTCCAGTTTTATAACCAGCAGCATATCGCAGTCCCCTGGTCCAACTACAACGCGAACTTCCAGGATGGACAGTTATGGTCCTTGAAGAATATGCAGACCTGGATTCCTGCCGCATCGATACAAACCACCCCTCATTATGACATCTCCAGCATCACTGGACAGAAGGTTCAAACCAGGGGGGTCAGTCAGGTCACAGCGATCACCAATATCAAGGCGGTGTTGGATCAGAACCGAGGTATTTATCTCGGTTTCAAACTCCCAGACGAGGCGGCCTGGGACGATTTTGAAACCTTCTGGAACGATCAGGGGGAGGATGCTGTTTGGGATCCGTCTCCATATGTCAGTAGAACGTGGGACAGCAACACCGGTGGTGGTCACGCTGTGCTCTGTATTGGTTATGATGACACGGACCCCAACAATCGTTACTGGATCCTCGTCAACTCCTGGGGGACTGCCGGGGGCAAAAGGCCAAACGGCATCTTCCGAATGAAGATGGATGTCGATTACAGTGCTACCTATTATGGACTGTACAATCTGCCCGCGATGCAATGGGAGACCGAGTCAGTGACATTCAGCGCTACCCCGCAGCCCGTCTTCACGATCACCACAGTCGCCCCCATACCAGCGTCGCTCGGACTTTCCCCGAAAAATAACACAATGAAGAGCGGGGGAAACCTGTCACTCGACCTGAACCTCACCCCATCAGTGAACGGCCTGTCTGGGTATATCATCACGATCACCAGCGATAACCCCCAGGTGGCCTCGATCACCAGTGCAACGCTCCCCGCCTGGGCTGGTATGACCAGTATCTCGACACTCCCGTCATCGACCGTCACCGTCATGGGCTCTGACCTCTCCGATCAGGTCCACGGAGCAGCACAGACCATCCCCCTGGCCAACCTGGGGATCACGACCGGAAAGGCAGGGACGGCCACACTGACTGTGAAGGTGACCGGGCTCAGCGACGACAGTGGACACCCCATCCTGACCACCAGCGTGCCGGCTGTGATCACAGTGCAGGCGCCGAATATCTCCTCCGGAGTGATTCCAATCCAGTCAAATGGAGACCTGCTGATAGGCAACCAGCCCACCGACCCGGATCATGACGGGCTATACGAGGATCTGAACGGGAATGGGGTGCTGGACTTCAATGATATCACGCTCTTCTTCAATCAGATGGACTGGATCAGTGGGCATGAACCGTTAGGGGCGTTCGACTTCAATGGAAACGGTCAGATCGACTTCAATGATATCGTCATCCTCTTCAATTCACTTTAA